In the genome of Pichia kudriavzevii chromosome 4, complete sequence, one region contains:
- a CDS encoding uncharacterized protein (PKUD0D04130; similar to Saccharomyces cerevisiae YML095C (RAD10); ancestral locus Anc_8.874), with product MRLLSIPSLEHWIVPTLNRRKVCLSCIVKGIMDNNDKTAKEINMDSSSMASVLAAVGRMRDEFENGSSALTNQDTDMSHKRQKVGQGASLPPPVSRRPDLTTNRNAQVGTIPTSTSTSTSTSTSTSTSTSTARSTFSKRTSRTILVSRSQTGNPLLEHLTFYETSPLLRDVDYQLSPSCAVLFLSTKYHQLHPEYISTRLQKVRHARFEPGNTIIVLLLIDTENFQAPLVELNKFAIRNSLTLLVAHSNIEGATYLNNLRAVASSSTTARASVGKLIAGKEAQTALEGAIGSLKSIRAINTRDSQRLLAQFGSIRDVVLHADASALENVDGLGPRKVDSLVDALRGEFMLKE from the coding sequence ATGCGACTCTTATCCATTCCTTCCCTTGAACATTGGATTGTACCAACTTTGAATCGTAGAAAAGTTTGTTTGTCTTGCATCGTTAAAGGTATTATGGATAACAACGACAAGACTGCAAAGGAGATCAACATGGATAGCTCATCGATGGCGTCTGTGCTTGCTGCTGTGGGGCGTATGCGAGACgagtttgaaaatggtaGTTCTGCCTTAACGAACCAAGACACTGACATGAGCCACAAGAGACAAAAGGTTGGTCAGGGGGCCAGTCTGCCCCCGCCTGTTTCAAGACGTCCCGACTTAACTACCAACCGGAATGCCCAAGTTGGAACCATACCTACATCTACATCTACATCTACATCTACATCTACATCTACATCTACCTCCACGTCTACTGCAAGAAGCACATTCTCCAAACGCACAAGCAGGACCATCCTTGTGTCTCGCTCCCAAACAGGGAACCCCCTCTTGGAACACCTCACATTCTATGAGACTTCCCCACTCTTGAGAGACGTTGACTACCAGCTCTCCCCGTCCTGTGCCGTTCTTTTCCTCTCTACAAAGTACCACCAGCTCCATCCAGAATATATATCAACTCGACTCCAGAAAGTGCGCCACGCGCGGTTCGAACCGGGGAACACTATAATTGTTTTGCTATTAATAGACACGGAAAATTTCCAGGCACCATTAGTTGAGCTGAACAAGTTTGCAATACGAAACTCCCTGACGTTACTTGTGGCACATTCAAACATTGAAGGGGCTACGTATCTGAACAATTTAAGGGCAGTTGCGTCCTCATCGACTACAGCCCGGGCGTCGGTGGGGAAACTCATAGCGGGGAAAGAGGCCCAGACGGCATTGGAGGGTGCCATTGGGTCTTTGAAGAGCATACGTGCAATAAACACAAGAGATTCGCAACGCCTGCTTGCCCAGTTTGGATCGATAAGAGACGTGGTTTTGCATGCTG
- a CDS encoding uncharacterized protein (PKUD0D04140; similar to Saccharomyces cerevisiae YEL032W (MCM3); ancestral locus Anc_1.477) — protein sequence MDATLTSTTDMVFDDRVRVFQNFLSTRVNDVPIYEREIQRMLRSRKKRLPINIDELRRFDPRFAEGLLDTPADYFPAALKALNETVLALYNPVEMPGIDKVDEDDYYLSFVGSFGAYSVSPRTINSSYLSKMVSIEGIVTRASLVRPKIVKSVHYNERKNFFFSRSYQDQTTSFDPINTPAIYPTEDPEGNKLETEYGLCRYRDHQTITIQELPELAPPGQLPRSLDVILDDDLADSCKPGDRIQVIGIYRSLGGGLNDNGAFKVVILANSVYQLHALSTSSRVSENLTTADIDNIVRLSRKRQIFDLLSESLAPSIYGHSYIKKAILLMLLGGTSKTLDNGARLRGDINILMVGDPSTAKSQMLRFVLNTAPLAITTTGRGSSGVGLTAAVTTDKETGERRLEAGAMVLADQGIVCIDEFDKMNDIDRVAIHEVMEQQTITISKAGIHTSLNARCAVFAAANPIFGQYDTFKTPQQNIALPDSLLSRFDLLFIVTDDINDERDRRISEHVMNMHRYIPQGYSEGEPIRDKSNIRLAVGDHELEETGDKSSKVFLKYNPSLHAGVTVKTSKGETRPLVLTIPFLKKYIQYAKTKEPIMSEHAKNLIVDIYASLRNDENTKNSRTTPITARTLETLIRLATAHAKIRLSATINVKDVKIAEELLRFSLFKEVNKKSSQNSSNKSPRKKRKTNVDGAELSSEEEDDDEGVHDGREEHNILSTAQPNLQPRSPSRITRSLRSNADVVIHEDKDVENVRRGLQNLETSPTSNKENIIPVEDTTPTRSTTRGIQLTESTTLQPVEVEGAENEHFDGEISENRYQLFKRTLSVILRNDKRDQYLISELSELINGQLSQEDRFGPAESQAALHLLEIDNVVMTSENYVYPI from the coding sequence ATGGATGCCACACTAACGTCGACCACAGACATGGTCTTTGACGACCGTGTCCgtgttttccaaaacttcTTGAGCACGAGAGTGAATGATGTTCCAATTTATGAGCGTGAAATCCAACGTATGTTAAGGTCACGTAAGAAGAGATTGCCAATTAATATCGATGAACTGAGACGATTCGACCCCCGCTTTGCAGAAGGTCTACTAGACACCCCGGCAGACTATTTTCCTGCTGCTCTAAAGGCATTGAATGAGACTGTTTTGGCCCTCTATAACCCCGTGGAAATGCCCGGCATCGATAAAGTGGACGAAGATGACTATTATCTCTCATTTGTTGGCTCGTTTGGAGCCTACTCTGTCTCTCCAAGGACAATCAACTCCTCATACTTGTCAAAGATGGTTTCTATTGAGGGAATCGTCACTAGGGCATCACTTGTTAGACCCAAAATCGTCAAATCAGTTCACTATAATGAACGtaaaaacttctttttctccAGGTCATATCAGGATCAAACGACAAGCTTTGATCCAATCAATACTCCTGCAATTTACCCCACAGAGGACCCAGAAGGTAATAAGTTGGAAACTGAATATGGGTTGTGTAGATATAGAGACCATCAAACCATCACCATCCAAGAATTGCCTGAATTGGCCCCTCCGGGTCAATTGCCTAGATCTTTGGATGTGATTCTGGATGATGATCTTGCAGACTCGTGTAAGCCCGGAGATAGAATACAGGTTATTGGTATATACAGATCTCTTGGTGGTGGTCTCAATGACAACGGTGCATTCAAAGTAGTCATTTTGGCTAATTCGGTTTATCAATTACACGCACTCTCCACTTCTTCAAGAGTGAGTGAAAACTTAACAACCGCTGATATTGATAACATCGTTAGGTTGTCTCGTAAGCGTCAAATTTTTGACTTACTATCAGAATCTCTAGCTCCTTCAATTTATGGTCATTCTTATATTAAAAAGGCTATTTTATTGATGCTTCTCGGTGGTACCTCGAAAACATTGGATAATGGTGCTAGATTAAGAGGTGATATAAACATACTTATGGTTGGTGACCCTTCTACTGCCAAATCTCAGATGTTAAGGTTTGTTTTGAACACCGCTCCCTTGGCCATTACAACAACAGGTAGAGGTTCTTCAGGTGTCGGTTTGACCGCTGCAGTTACAACCGACAAAGAAACTGGTGAGCGAAGACTAGAAGCGGGTGCCATGGTTTTGGCTGATCAAGGTATCGTGTGTATCGACGAGTTTGATAAGATGAACGATATAGATAGAGTTGCAATTCATGAAGTCATGGAACAACAAACAATCACCATATCTAAAGCTGGTATTCATACTTCACTTAATGCTAGATGTGCGGTGTTTGCGGCAGCTAATCCAATCTTCGGCCAGTATGATACATTCAAAACTCCCCAGCAAAATATCGCATTGCCCGATTCTCTATTATCCAGATTTGATTTGTTATTTATCGTCACTGATGATATCAACGATGAGCGTGATAGGAGAATCAGTGAGCATGTTATGAACATGCACAGGTATATTCCTCAAGGTTACAGTGAAGGTGAACCCATTAGAGATAAGTCCAACATCAGGCTAGCTGTTGGTGATCACGAGTTGGAAGAAACTGGAGACAAATCCTCGAAAGTTTTCCTTAAATACAACCCCAGCTTACATGCAGGTGTTACGGTGAAAACATCCAAGGGTGAAACACGTCCACTAGTTTTGAcaattccatttttgaaaaagtacATCCAATATGCTAAAACCAAGGAACCAATAATGAGTGAACATGCCAAGAATTTGATTGTGGATATTTATGCAAGTTTAAGAAATGATGAGAATACTAAAAACTCTAGAACAACTCCGATCACTGCAAGAACTTTGGAAACTCTTATCCGGTTGGCAACGGCACATGCTAAAATTAGATTATCCGCCACAATCAATGTTAAAGATGTTAAAATAGCTGAAGAGTTGTTACGTTTCTCTCTATTTAAAGAAGTCAACAAAAAATCTTCCCAAAACAGTTCTAATAAATCACCAAggaaaaagaggaaaacCAATGTTGATGGGGCAGAACTATCAtccgaagaagaagatgatgatgaaggaGTACATGATGGACGTGAGGAGCATAATATCTTATCAACAGCACAACCAAATTTGCAACCAAGATCACCTTCTAGAATAACGAGATCTTTGCGTTCGAATGCAGACGTAGTAATACATGAAGATAAAGATGTGGAAAATGTCAGGCGTGGATTGCAAAATCTCGAGACCTCTCCAACTTCGAATAAGGAGAATATCATACCCGTTGAAGATACGACACCTACGAGGTCAACCACCCGGGGTATTCAACTTACAGAATCCACGACTTTGCAACCggttgaagttgaaggGGCGGAAAATGAACATTTTGATGGTGAAATTTCCGAAAACAGATACCAGCTTTTCAAGAGGACATTATCAGTTATACTACGAAATGATAAAAGAGATCAATATCTAATCTCAGAGTTGTCAGAGCTTATCAATGGTCAACTATCTCAAGAAGACCGGTTTGGCCCAGCCGAAAGTCAGGCTGCATTACATCTACTAGAGATTGATAATGTCGTGATGACCTCTGAAAATTATGTTTATCCAATTTGA